The DNA segment ATACTACGAACTAAACCTTTGGATTCTTCAAGTACCTACATTAAATTACAAAAAGCACAGGAATGGTATTATTTAAAACTCAAGACATGTTTTAATCACAAATAGTGGACAGAGAAAAACCACGTGAATGTAGACTGTTGTGGTAAGTGCACAGCATTACTATGGATGTCTCGTAACTGAGAATCACAGCTGGAAcacagttctttctcttttaaaaattaagccattcACCTTTCCAGAGAGGGCTCAATGGCAGCCACTTCTCTTTAAGAAGGTATATAACAGAGTAGGCATTTCATACACAAATGAAAAATAAGCACATTTCTATTTTGTCATAGTTATAGCTACTCTATCCTAACTCCATCAATGCTTGCTTTTAAAAGGtcacaaaatatttaaaacatttcaaaacatttattttagtAACATAAATgtctaaatgtatttttttaaattaaagtatgGATTTCTAAAGTTATTTTGCCTTCAACACTGCATTTTATACTTTTTGTTTCTGCCGACCTAGGGACTGAATTGCAAATTCAGAGAAGtaccaaattaaaaaatgaacagtATATTCCAATCTATCATTCAATCTGGGAAAAGATTCAAACAAATAATTGAATCATAGACCTGAAAACTGGAATACTTCCCACATCTAAATACTTGTACATTTGAAATCTATCAAGAGCTATTTAtctaaaaaagtagaaaaaaacctAACAAAAGTAACAGATATTCAGTTTGGAATTAACTTTTTTTGGGGGAGAGGGGGATGTTGAATCCTGGCAACTTGGCAGGGTTTTTTTGGAAGAAGTTTACCAGTGCCTCCTTCCTAGACCTGAGAAAAGTAACCAGCCCAAGTTATCTAGCTGGCTTCGGGCTTAATTTGGGAGCAGAAGTCAGAGTCTCCCAGTTTTTAAGCTAGTGTCTAAATTAAACTGACTCCCTCTGCAATTAATTGCCAttacaattttcttttcaaaattcttTTCCATTCCTGAGACAAGCATTTTTGTTTACTAAATTAATAATATTGCATTTGTTTCTGTAAAAGACTACTGCATTTCTTTCGGCCCATTCTGGATTTATCTTTGTCTTTCATGATATTAATTATCTTATTTGTATCAGCTACAAAACTGATTACCATTCCCTTAATTTCTGTCTCCatgttattaataaaaataattgaataacatGGATATAGACACGGATGATTTCTGGTGACCACAACTATAGGGCTAGGAGAGGAATTCCTCCTTTTCTATTTGTGGTCCAGATTAGAGAATGAAATCCTCTGCATTCACCTGCTGGAGCTCTGGAAAATCAGGAAAAGGGCAGCAAATATTATTTTGGAAAACACTTTGATAAACAGAGAACACTTTTGGAAATATAGGCTGCCTGAACAgccaagaaaggaaaaatagatttaaaaaaaagaggggtggggagacTGGGACCatcaattttaaagaaaattttgccTTCGCTTTAGCAATCCTTTATTTTTCCATGCTTTTGAAGTTCTTCCTGGTCTCCATGAGTTTAATTTGGAAAAAACTAGTTTTGTATTAAAATTAGCATTAGCAGTAGTAgattaacaataaaaaaaaaacccacccagccTTATTTTGGCAGAAAAAGTCTACATTATAAATGCTTTGCTTCATACAGTTGGCAACAATATGAATGCATAGTATGTATTGAATTGGGCAATTGAAACGGAAAGAATGCTGGTCAAATAAAAAGTCAAAGTGACACTAACTGACAGGGTGACTCTACTTCGAAATTACATGTTTATACGCAAACAGTTTTTCTGGCATGCTATAATTAGGATGATAACTATTTTCAGGGACTTTCATTTTCAGGCAAGTTcacaaataaaacttttaaataattaaatgttaaACCAATCCAATAATCTCAGAGGCCATGTTTCCTCTAGTCTGTCCTTTACAAATAAAACAGGGATTCCCcacttggagggagggagggagggagggagggaggaaggaaggaaggaaggaagggcatgtAGAAGGAAGTCAGAAATTCAGTGGCTCCTCTGACTCAACAGCCTTTCAGGCATCCTGAAAGTCACCAAACTGGTAGTTGGCCTAGAATTCGCACAAATCAAATCATTTTCTTTGGTTTCAAGGAAAGAGGATATAACTCCAAGgattaaaaaagaaaccaaatgaaaaaaatctgtttcctcTCTTCCACTTGTTCAGGCAGATTTTTGGATGTAGTGCAAGTTGTGATTTGCTGCATGAAATAGGATTTTCCTATTAGTAACCTTTACTcaatttttcttcctttatcaAATGTTTCAGTACAACTGATTTGGGCTAATGAAAAATGTATGTAATACACATCAAGATAACAtggaataaatttattttagcTCTGTTTTACTAAATGTGAAAGAAATGTCAacagatcttcactgatttaggGCAGTGTTCCAGAACATTATCTTATTCAACAATTTTCCGAAACAGCCACACATCTGCAAAAGGCATCATGTTGACACTTGAATGGATCCTGGATGAATCCTGTCATCTGAATTGTGATGCAGAGTTGCACTGTTCGCACATCTGAAATGCTATTTTAACATGTTGCTCTCCCTTGAGGTTTGACTGCATGTTCGTTTCCCCCATAATATCAGTGCTCTATTGCACAACTCCTTTGATTACAGATAAGATGTGGAAAGGATTCTTAAGGATAAAAATGAACAGGCATTTAATGTATAAGTAGTATATATTCAATTTAGAATACAATCGACTTTTATATTTTCctaaaattaacattttaaaaccaaaaagCCCAGATAGCAAAGTGCAAATATTATCTCAGAAAGATAAACTGCCTCAATCCCTCTAGCAGGCTGTGTTGGGACTGCAGTTAATATAGATGCTGTGCTAAAAATGGGTATGTTCATGCATAGAAGGCATGCAAATGGGTTTTAATTGCTGCAAGAAATCTTAGTCAAGAAACATTAACGTTCCCAACTGTAATTAAGGCTGGGGTGACTACAAGACAGCTGCAATGTGGAACCTAGTATCTTTCATCCTTCACTGAAGCTACCCAGCTGTCTCTGGTTTGGTTATATAAGCATCTTTTGCTAATAATAATAGGTACGAAATCAAGGCTAGATGCTAAAAAGGTTGAAGTAGCAATCCACACTCCATTGCAAATCTCACCATATACTGTGGAACTATTCCAGAAAGGCCAACCAAATCTATTAGTAGCATACAGTTGAAGGCACAGTTAAAGTGCTTTTAATGGACTGCAAAATGTGTACTGGTCCCACTCAGGACCACTATTAGAATGCAGGTGTTATGAGCATAACGTATCTAATGCAGCAGCAACAAATTATTTTGTAACAGTGGTTGGGCTTCAGGATATTATAAACCTTATGTTCTGCATTAGCAGATAATTAAATGCAAACATGTTTTTATTTGGTAAGCAAGTATTATACAGTAAGAAATTCTAAATTAAAGAGAGTAATGCGATGGCACTAAGCTGTTCAGGTAAAAAGTCAAGAGAGAGTTTCCATGCCTTTTCCCTTCCATAGTTTTGGACCAGATATTTATATCAGTACAGTCAAAATAACAGAATTTTTTTAGAGTGCATTCTTTCATAAACACTTACAATCTGTTTCTTAGATTTGTGCATTACACAATAGCTGCATTACAGCTACTGATGATGTGTTCTTGGAAATTAGGAACCTATTTGCAGAATTCATCCACAAGTCATTTCATTCTTTCTGTGAAATATTACAATCTGCAGTTGAGtgcctttttaaaagaagagacaATAAAGCAGCAGCTTTTGGGTTCAAAGTTAATTGGGATGATTGGTGGAAACTCTGTCTGCCCATTGTATGTTTTGAATAGTGAAAATCCTTCCCAGAATATTGCAGGGCCAAGTCAAAATGGTTTTAAACTAAATTTACTGTGTGAACTGACACTTGATCATGGTAACACTCTGAGTATTAAACTTCCATTGAAAGAAGCAAGCAACTTACAACTGAATTACATGTGACAAGTTCCTTAATTCGAACCATAACTTCCTGTGTGAATGTTCCTGGCCAAAATACTTGAGACACCAGTCCTTTCGAACAAGCTTCTTGTGCCGTTAGCTTCCTTCCACTAAATAACATTTCATTTGCCTGAGAAAGACAGAGATGATTTATaagttataataaatataaacattGTGGCTTTAAAAAATGCTCCTACTTGGAACAATTAACTAGAATACATTACTTTTTGTTTTTGCACTGAActgaaaataaagcaaatattgaaAGCAACGCAATAATTCAATGTCAACTTCTAACCCTACATAAATTACAATATTTGAGTTTCAGAGTATTTATGgtgcaagattattttttttaaaaaaaaaaacctgtttattGCCAAAATATAGAATTTAGATTAGGGGGTATCTGGTGGGccacgggctggatgtgtcatgaacaggccacacccaccccagctccgcaaagggaaaaaacatagcAAAACGTCATGTGACGTAGTGAGTTTGACACGCATGATCTAGATCCTTTtccttgaaggaaaaaaaatctagttagtattaaaagaaaagcaaaaaccgGAACAAACCAATGCAAAGTATACTGTTAGTTCTAAAGTCAACAACTTTAACTGCCTTGAATTGATTGGAGAAGCATCTAGCATGATAATATCTCAAAGGAAGTTGACAGGGTTTGCCATAGAGAAATTTTGTAAGGGAAACAGATCACAAAATGAAGCTGTGGCAACCTGCAGACCATATGTAAGTTCTATCAGTCATTTTTGTGACCTTTGGGGTCTATCCCCCAACTTTAGACTGCCACCCAAAAATATCTCAAAATTATTAATAAAGCTCCTTACTATTTTTAGatggaaaataataaaacaaaacaaaacaaaacaaaataaaatagttgTGCAAGGTGTAGAGTCTATAATCCCTTTGTTCCAATGGGAGTTGAACACAAAGGAATCCAAAAAACAAACCAGGAAGCTGTTTGACTCTGTGTTGTAGCTCACCTAACAATTaccccattcattcattcactcattcatttatttagcgtatggcaactGCCCATTAATAGTAAGTAACACATGGTAGACTAAGCAGATTAGACTATTAGACTATCAGTCCACAAGATTTAATTCCAGCTTCCCATTGTATATAATCATTTATACTATCTGAAACTCTAGGAAACCTTTCATACAAATGATATATTTTTAGTTCAGCTTGTACAGATGCATTTGAGAAGCCTATGATTTGTTTCTCATTGGATACCCATCTGCCTTCCTGATTTTATTTCAACTGACTACAGAAAAAGGCTTGACTGCTTTAatgtaggttttttattttttgtaattttaagcTCCCCATGTCCTGAAGCAGCATCTTTTCTAAATTAAATCCAGCATCTCTTCTTCGGCTCTATAAAAATAGTTCTTAACTTATTTTAGATACATAGAATATAAGTATATAGAACTAAAAAGTTTTCCTGAATATGCAAATGCATCAACACAAAAATACACAGCAATATTTTAGGAGCCAGAAAccgttttttccccaaaacatttTCCTTATACAGGAGTCGTCAAAATGTAACTTTTGAGGTCTACGTGCCATAAACAAATATTCTGAGAAACAGTTATGTCAATTCGATTATATTGAAAACTATAGGCACATCAAATGttataaatatatagaatatatatttatattatagattACTTACAGATGCCAGACCCATTATTCTTGGGAATGTGAGAGATGAACATCCATCAGGACTTTGCCCAAATGTTGTATATGGAGTCTGAAACCAAGCCTTCTCATTAGCCCACACCACGTCACATAGAGGTAATATAGATGCTCCAAGTCCAATAGCTGGGCCATTTACTGCAACAATTATGGGCTTTTTAAACTGAATAAAAGTATTTACAaaattcctggggaaaaaaataagaacatgGTTACAGCTCACATTTTAGCAGCAATATTCTTTAGTGAAAAAATTTCAAAATTGTAACCATTCTAGTAATTATTGCTTATAAAGACTTTTTTGAAAATATGATAGGCCCAACCACATTTTCCTATAAAACAAGAAATAGTAACATCTATTTCTCCAGGTGAAATGGAGGGAAGGCATCAAATTTAATGATCAATCTCTAACGGAGAAAGTGGACGTAGCCACACAAGTTGTTTGTAGCCAGTGTTTGCCTTCAagtagttttaaaaattattaaaacaacattttgtattacagatagttctcgacgtacaacaattcatttaagcgaccattcaaaattacaatggcactgaaaaatgtgacttacggccatttttcactcttaggaCTGTtgagcatcttcatggtcatgtgttctaaattcaaatgcttggcaattggttcatacttatgacagttgccttttcccagggtcatgtaatcatcttttgtgaccttctgacaagcaaagtcaatggggaagccagattcacttagcaaccatgttactaatttaacaactgcagtgattcacttaacaactgtggcaagtggttgtaaaatggggcaaaaaccacttaacaaatgtctcacttagcaacaaaaatttggaacTCAaatgtagttgtaagtcgaggacttacctgtattttGTTAGGATGGTCAAAACAATTTGATAAAtacatatgaaaatatttttgaaaaaagaaaatgctaCAGCTCTAAAATGAACTTTActtcaaaaacaaaatacatattttgctaaaatgttttttaaattgaggATAAACAGTAAGAAATAAAGCAACTGACTTGCAGTTTTTCATATTACATGCTTAAAAGAACAAAACATAAAAACACTTGAAATAATATATTGTTTAAGGAACAcaataacatttcattttttcattcttCAATACTGATTTTTGCTTTAGATATTAAGATTTGGTTTTGATAGTCATTTCTTAACAAAGTTGCTCACATTTGGGATTAATAATAAATAGTGGCTTGTTACAAAGCATCCATCCAAATTTCCTTTTCAGTGAAAGGGAAGTTGGAAAAGCAGAACATTAGTCACTCATTCTATGAGTAGGAGGTCCAAACACACAGACACTCTCAACATATAGTTTCCAAACATCCAATCTGAATAATCTTTCTGGATAATCTAGTTTCCTATATTATGAGACTTTTATGAAAGGTAAAAATTGTACCTATAATAAGATTCTTCCGAATACAAAAACTGTCTTGGAAACACGTTTAACCATCCTTAACCTAATGGATGTGCAACTCTTCCTAGTTTTAAAGAAGACACCTTTACAATATCTCCGAAATAATAAATATTctgatttattattataaatcatatatattattataaataataaatacttctgatttattattataaatattctgattactgaggggaaaaaaatccaagtaTAATTGGAATAGCAGTTTTGGTTTCACAAATAgctgttttaagctcatgatctGTTAAGCACAATTTGAATAATTTTACAAACCTAATTGCATCTGCCATCTTAGTACTTTCCCTTTTTCTATCATCTGTCAAACgtcgaataaaataaatgaaatcaagGCCACAACAGAAAACACTGCCAACTGCACTAAGAAGTACAAGTTTACTGTCATCAACAGCTGCTGTGTTCAGTGCACTCTGGACTTCTTTCATCACCTGGAATGAGATGCATgaaacacatgaaaaaaaaaaggatatataatAGTTGCTTCTGAAAAGCTTTTCATTTACCAAGTATTTCTGTAATGTGAACAGCAGGTGGCATATGTAACCAATTCAGAGACAGCTAAATTTAGGACAAAGTCTAAaacttctttttttcaaaagagaaagacagacaacaatggacaaatgtttttaaaatgtacgCATTACCAATATGAACTTGTGTTGTGTTAAATTTTACTGAGCTCAGCAGAATTTATTCCCAAAGAATAAGCCTGAAGTTTATGAATATCTAAATTCACTATAAAATTGGACAGAAAACCTTAATTCTTAATAAATTTGGTAGTTTATAGATTACAAAAATAGTACATAGGCAAATCAATAAATCACTTAAGGTAAGTTGAAGCTTCATATTTACATCCTTGTCAAACAGCTTTTAAATTCCATTAATCCGAATGCTTAAATAGACAGAATTTTACGTTTGGAAACTAATATAATTGCTAGTATTATATCAGTGTAATACGACTACTATGGCACAATTCATAACTTGtttttagtttataatttctcaatttatgacctgcagtggtgaaatggatTGACAATGACCTATGAAGCTTCAGGCAGATTTGCTTTTTAAGGAGGCGTGGTgcagtggctcagcggttaagacgCTGTGTTGTtatctggaaagctggcagctcaGGTTTTAGACCCGAGCACCAAGTGACAGGGTGAGCCCCCATCCTtgcccccagctcctgccaagctggcagttcaaaagcatccaaatatgaatagataaataggtaccactatgATGGGcaggtaacagtgctctgtgatgtcatgctgtccacatgaccgtggaaatgtctttagacagcactggctcaatggacttaaaacggagatgagcacctccccctatagttggcaatgactagtggaggaaaatctgcagggactcctttaccttttgtttcttaaaagccttctgaaaattcaaaaaaatccaaAGCCTGGACTTTCTTGTAAGATACATGTTCTACCAATGAGCTTTCACTATCATCATTCTAATCCTCCTTAAAAGGCCTCTGCATCCTTATCTCCAGCACTAAACTCCACGCTTGCATTTACTAATTCACTAATGTTTTGCCATGGATGTACTGCTTAACTTTTAATttctacattatttatttatcaatatatggccacctatctgacaagaaatgactctgggtggGCATATAGCAaccaagtaaaacaataaatatataaaaacaatgatTAAAATATGCAAACCACCAAACATAGGACAGAATAAATATGAATCCCAATAACAGAGCCATCTTAGTATATCACTGATCCTCTAGAACCCCAGGCCTGAAGATATAACTACATGTTGAGGGACTATTAACAGACGAAGAGTTAGCTTCACTTTGGGCAGGAGAATGTTTCCTAAGGTAGATGCCACAGGAGAGAAGGTCCCTCCTTCTGGGACCCACCTCTAGCAGATGGGACCCAAAGTCTCTTGCAGATGGGATCTGAAGTTTCTAGCAGATGGAACTTGAAGCATATCTTTTCTGGCAGATCTAATGGGTTGGGAAGATGTAGTTAAGGAGAGGTGATCCCTCAAATAACccgtcccatgccatgaaggattTTAAAGATTGAAACCAACACCTTGTAttgacctggaagcaaactggcaatcagTGCAACCCACAGAGCAGAGGTATAACATGCTGTCCTAGTTGAagcttccaaatactcttcaaggaCAGCACATTAAAATAATCCAATCTGGAGtgactagggcagtgatggctaacctttttatcATTGCATACCGGCCTCCATGCTGGAAATGGCATGCAAAACTATCCCGTGAGGAATGCGCAGCCCCGCTGGCCTTTGGGTGCACACCTatacccagaagagcagcagtcCATCACAATGCGCGAGCCGGCACCCGAACTCCCGGTTTCCGGCACGAACATGTGcctgacaaacagctggccactgcgcatgcatgcaacaTAAATGCAGAAGTTCGGGTGCTGGCCTGCGCATGCCCGGCATGCGTGTGTGCACAGGAACATGGAAGAGGAGCCAGTGAGCCCATGCATTCCTCATGGGATGGTTCTGCATGCCGCTTCCGGCATGtattccataggttcgccaacatgggACTAGGGCATGGTGATTGTAAGTTTCTGGGAGAGCAAGAATCCCACCCTCCCagttaaaaaaatcagaagtaaTGAAACAACTCTAACCTCTGGATTTAATGAATTGTTCTCTGATGATTTGGTGGATAATAAAATATGTGTGAATCCATCTTGTTTCCTGACAACAATGTCTCTGTAGCGGTACGCACTTTCAGTTTGCCGCACACTGAATCGTAGCCTTTTATCAAAAGGCTGATCTCTCCTTTCATCAATAAATCTTCGTTTGTTGGCTGCTACCCCTGTTACTGATGTCTGAATGTTGGTACCATTGGTTGCCAAGGCTTCTATAAAGGTAGATGTTCCTGTGAAAAGAGTTACAGTATTTTTAGACCTCAGCTTTATTCATGAAACACATCAAATTCTTATTATCATGGAAAACATGGTAAATGTCTTAATGAAAGCTCATAAAAGGCATTTCTGAAATACAATTGCTTAAGGATGTATAGAATATGTATGAGAGAAGGCGGGGAGTATACCTACATGGATAGTAGGGGGAATATTAAAAGTCAGATAACCAATGCTGAATTGTCAGAAgattctttattttattgctgATACAACAAAATGTAAAAAAGTACAGATGCAcagacaaaatataaaaaaaggacACAAGCACAAACGTGTGTTGATTCAGTCTACTTttcagtgttgactcttagtgatCAAGTAAATCTTCTCCAGGGTGATCTGTCCCCAACTTGGCCCTTCAGATCTCCCAACAGTGCACCCATCTCCACTGTAATCAGATCCATATACCTTACtactggttgtcctcttctttttctttctacattATTTCAGCATTATAGATGGCTCaagggagttgggtctttatataatgtgtccaaaatatgataatttgagtcTGGTCATTTCTTCCTCAAGTGACAACCctggatttatttgttttatgaTCCATAATATTCTCAAGAGTCTTTTCCAACTCTTCTTCGAAGTTCAAATTTCACATTGACAGGTTCTTGGCGTTTCTTTCTCTAATTTTaagatttttgtctttttatatataaattttatatataaattttctCTTCCCTAAATTCCACATCCAAAAAGGATTGAAACTGATGTTATTAATCTGCAGACCTATACATATATGCCACAGAAACTGGAAATTTTGCCTTGCATTTATAAACTTTTCATAGCTGACATTTTTTTTAGTGTTGCTATTTCataactgattttaaaaatgtatgttaAAAGACACTTTACAGATTCAACAAAACAAAAGATTCAAAGTATGGTTCCAGTGTGATTTAGACTTCCAAGGAAAGATGGCCAATTGAAGACAACTCCACGGACAAATGGAGCTGATGATTTGCAGCTTTGTACAAAGGAGCCGAAGGAGATCAGCTCCCTCCCTTTGATTTTCTATAAATTAAACAGAATGACTGAGATTGCCCAAGCTATTTCTCCTTATGGCTGTTTCTGTTTCTCACAAAAAGGCCACAGGGCAGTAATCttgaggtggggtggggaatttgaatttaagactttattatttcatcgtgcgggactagcctaagggtaatttttaaattgaaatttttaaatgggttttacgtcggtctatgaccgttttagtttaattcagcctattaaatatttggttttaattctgttttaaatttgctgtttgtattttgtgtttttaaatatggctgtaaaccgccctgagtccttcgggagaagggcggtatagaaattaaattataaataaaaataaaataaataaataaaattaggaaatggGGGAATTcaccattttttttgtttgtattagGATAAATGGGATTATTTTATACATGTGAAATGTTGATGTGTTTACAGAGTGGAGATATAGAATATGCATTTGAAGATAAATTgctatttgaaatatatttgaattgCTATTTCCTGTattgtattttgtcttttataaAAAGGAAACAGTCCCTTTTTATCATATTATACTTTTAGGGAGaatggatgcggtggctcagtggctaagacactgagtttgtcgattgaaagatcggcagtttagcggttcgaatccctagtgccgcgtaacggggtgagctcccggtacttgtcccagcttctgccaacctagcagttagaaagcatgtagaaaatgcaagtagaaaaatagggaccacctttggtgggaaggtaacagtgttctgtgcgccttcggcgtcaagtcatgccagccacatgaccacggagacaccttcggatagcgctggctcttcggctttgaaatggagatgagcaccgccccctagagtcggcaatgactagcacatatgtgcgaggggaacctttacctttacttttaggatttttttttttaatttgaatttatatcccgcccttctccgaagactcagggcggcttacactgtgttaagcaatagtcttcatccatttgtatattatatacaaagtcaactttattgcccccaacaatctgggtcctcattttacctaccttataaagaatggaaggctgagtcaaccttggacctggtgggacttgaacttgcagtaattgcaaacagctgtgttaataacagacagacttagtctgctgagccaccagaggcccttgtttaTACCTGTCACAAAATTGGTGGGGACTTGTTTTCTGAAGACAGCTGTCTTTATACATTTGTTTTTCTTgcaatcctttctttttctttttctttctcagtcTCTATTCAACCATTTAATAAAGTTATTTGGAAAAAGAGCTAGACTGTGATCCCACCTTCCCAAGTAATCATCCAAGTATTACAACATATTACATAATTATTTAGATTTGTTAATCTTGCCCACTTCCACTTCTTCCTGCTTTTTTGGTCAAATACGCAATCTGCAGAATAATCTGTTTCATTTCAGTCTACACCGTGATGGGAAATCTGGTTAACAGCTCAAGGAAAAAGCAAATCaaacaactgcaagaaaagaAGTACAGGCTGAGAAGTTTAAACCAGCATTTGATTTGTTCACAAACAAGTTGTCACATATTTTGCAATTCAGTCTTAGAAAAAGTTGTCAAAACAGCAATGTTAGATCCAAATTATTCTATCAAATATTGAAAATCACGTATTGAAAAGGAGCTGGTTTCTTGAGACTTGGCTTAAATTTAGGCAAATGATTAGGCCTGTGAAGTAGGTCAGGTCAGGAATTGGGCCCAATAAGTACTATGGGAACTCGCTTCTAATAAGATTTGATAACAGAATTTTGAAAGGCTGAAAGAATTTCTTGCTCCCTTCCCCTTAAATCAAAGAGTTTTGGATGAGATTATCCTGAATTTCTTCCTTAgccctttttatttttctagacTAAGCTAACGTTTTCATAATGGTTGTTACACAACTATGTAGAGCTAAGGCTTTCCTTCTCTTGAAAGAAAATTCTATTCTGCTTACTCTAagaattttattatttgattcttAAAATGGTGGAGGAACTAAGTATACAGTTTTGTTG comes from the Ahaetulla prasina isolate Xishuangbanna chromosome 3, ASM2864084v1, whole genome shotgun sequence genome and includes:
- the CDYL gene encoding chromodomain Y-like protein isoform X1; translation: MASEELYEVERIVDKRKNKKGKTEYLVRWKGYESEDDTWEPEQHLVNCEEYIHEFNRHHSERQKESTLTRTNRTSPNNARKQISRSTNSSFSKTSKSLVIGKDHESKTQLFAAQKFRKNNTPLSGRKNMDLSKSGIKILVPKSPIKSRTAVDGFQNESPDKLDRIEQDHEDSVAPEVAAEKPVGALLGPGEERARMGSRPRIHSLVPQLPVPVTATIASALTINGKGTSTFIEALATNGTNIQTSVTGVAANKRRFIDERRDQPFDKRLRFSVRQTESAYRYRDIVVRKQDGFTHILLSTKSSENNSLNPEVMKEVQSALNTAAVDDSKLVLLSAVGSVFCCGLDFIYFIRRLTDDRKRESTKMADAIRNFVNTFIQFKKPIIVAVNGPAIGLGASILPLCDVVWANEKAWFQTPYTTFGQSPDGCSSLTFPRIMGLASANEMLFSGRKLTAQEACSKGLVSQVFWPGTFTQEVMVRIKELVTCNSVVLEESKGLVRSIMKVDLEQANDKECEVLKKIWGSAQGMDSMLKYLQKKIDEF
- the CDYL gene encoding chromodomain Y-like protein isoform X2, which gives rise to MTKVERIVDKRKNKKGKTEYLVRWKGYESEDDTWEPEQHLVNCEEYIHEFNRHHSERQKESTLTRTNRTSPNNARKQISRSTNSSFSKTSKSLVIGKDHESKTQLFAAQKFRKNNTPLSGRKNMDLSKSGIKILVPKSPIKSRTAVDGFQNESPDKLDRIEQDHEDSVAPEVAAEKPVGALLGPGEERARMGSRPRIHSLVPQLPVPVTATIASALTINGKGTSTFIEALATNGTNIQTSVTGVAANKRRFIDERRDQPFDKRLRFSVRQTESAYRYRDIVVRKQDGFTHILLSTKSSENNSLNPEVMKEVQSALNTAAVDDSKLVLLSAVGSVFCCGLDFIYFIRRLTDDRKRESTKMADAIRNFVNTFIQFKKPIIVAVNGPAIGLGASILPLCDVVWANEKAWFQTPYTTFGQSPDGCSSLTFPRIMGLASANEMLFSGRKLTAQEACSKGLVSQVFWPGTFTQEVMVRIKELVTCNSVVLEESKGLVRSIMKVDLEQANDKECEVLKKIWGSAQGMDSMLKYLQKKIDEF